In the genome of Carnobacterium viridans, one region contains:
- a CDS encoding DNA topoisomerase 3, translating into MKTLIIAEKPSVGKEIARVLGATQKSKTHIEGNDVIVTWALGHLLGLKMPEDYKVEWATWDLNVLPLIPEKMTTKPLTNTRGQLKAIKQLANRKDIGSAVIATDAGREGELVARWILEYVHFNKPVKRLWISSQTDKAIKDGFNQLQPSKKYDTLYDSAVARSEADWLIGLNVTRALTVKYQDNLSAGRVQTPTLAMVHKQEAKIQSFVPETFYTVQLTIDGKKAVLQEGAPRKFNDREKAEKLVLSLKDKPITVVDIKEKQAVQQAPMPYDLTELQREANQRYQFSAKKTLSLMQTLYERHKVLSYPRTDSNYLTQDMVGTMKERVMAIQGFAPEKAKEILKRGAQVTQKGVFNTAKVTDHHGIIPTEEHPRPEKMEADELKIYRMVVERFIGLFLPAYKVTKTTVVFSVADILFSLQQEIVLEKGWKKDVPKQSENVYKLNEQLMRTAYTIQKQLTEAPARLSEGALLQNMEKNSLGTPATRAEIIEKLISSELMERNQNKLSTTPKGQQLLTLVNPALVTPELTSKWEKSLEEISNGSLKKEDFLKKIKQETARLVTEIKTSTQTYKDHALTNKICPDCGELLKERSGRDGKLLICSSSTCSYKRRKDPKVSNHRCAQCHRKMEIHEGKNGNYFKCKYCNVTEKLEGKNSKKPSKHETKKLMQKINNQQEEVESPLALAMKAAMAKKDN; encoded by the coding sequence ATGAAGACATTAATTATTGCCGAAAAACCAAGTGTAGGGAAAGAAATTGCACGAGTATTAGGTGCAACACAAAAAAGCAAAACACACATTGAAGGAAATGACGTTATTGTAACGTGGGCATTAGGCCATTTATTGGGATTGAAAATGCCCGAAGATTATAAAGTGGAATGGGCTACGTGGGACTTAAACGTCTTACCGCTTATTCCAGAAAAAATGACAACTAAGCCATTAACAAATACTAGAGGTCAATTAAAAGCAATCAAACAATTGGCTAATCGAAAAGACATTGGTTCAGCAGTCATTGCGACGGATGCTGGACGTGAAGGAGAATTGGTTGCGAGATGGATATTAGAGTATGTTCATTTTAATAAACCAGTAAAAAGACTGTGGATCTCATCTCAAACCGATAAAGCTATTAAAGATGGCTTTAATCAATTGCAACCAAGTAAAAAATACGATACATTATACGATTCTGCAGTTGCGCGTTCAGAAGCGGACTGGTTAATTGGTTTAAACGTTACTAGAGCATTGACTGTGAAGTATCAAGATAATTTATCAGCTGGACGGGTACAAACACCTACATTAGCCATGGTACATAAGCAAGAAGCAAAAATACAGTCTTTCGTTCCAGAAACTTTTTATACGGTGCAATTGACAATCGATGGAAAAAAAGCGGTCTTGCAAGAAGGAGCTCCACGTAAGTTTAACGACCGAGAAAAAGCCGAGAAGCTAGTATTATCGTTAAAAGATAAACCGATAACAGTTGTAGATATAAAAGAAAAGCAGGCGGTTCAACAAGCACCAATGCCATATGATTTAACCGAACTTCAACGCGAAGCTAACCAACGTTACCAATTTTCAGCAAAGAAAACACTTAGTTTAATGCAGACCTTATATGAACGTCATAAAGTGCTCTCTTATCCAAGAACAGATTCAAACTATTTGACTCAAGACATGGTAGGAACTATGAAAGAACGGGTTATGGCGATTCAAGGATTTGCTCCTGAAAAAGCTAAAGAGATTTTGAAAAGAGGAGCTCAAGTAACTCAAAAAGGTGTTTTTAATACTGCTAAAGTGACAGATCACCATGGTATTATTCCGACTGAAGAACACCCGCGTCCAGAAAAAATGGAAGCAGATGAGTTGAAAATTTATCGCATGGTTGTGGAACGTTTTATTGGACTATTTTTACCAGCTTATAAAGTCACTAAGACAACGGTTGTTTTTTCAGTAGCAGATATTTTATTTAGTCTGCAACAAGAAATCGTACTTGAAAAAGGCTGGAAAAAGGATGTTCCAAAACAATCAGAAAATGTGTATAAACTAAACGAGCAATTAATGCGTACAGCTTATACCATTCAAAAACAGTTAACTGAAGCACCAGCTCGATTATCTGAAGGTGCCTTGTTACAAAATATGGAAAAAAATAGTTTAGGAACACCTGCAACTCGTGCTGAAATCATTGAAAAATTGATTAGCAGCGAGTTAATGGAACGAAATCAAAACAAGCTAAGCACAACGCCTAAAGGACAACAATTGCTAACATTAGTAAACCCGGCATTGGTGACTCCTGAACTAACAAGTAAATGGGAGAAGTCGTTGGAAGAAATTTCAAATGGTAGTTTAAAAAAAGAGGACTTCTTAAAAAAAATAAAGCAGGAAACGGCTAGATTAGTAACAGAAATCAAAACAAGCACGCAAACGTATAAAGATCATGCATTAACGAACAAAATCTGTCCTGATTGCGGGGAATTGTTGAAAGAACGAAGTGGCCGTGATGGAAAATTACTTATTTGCAGCAGTTCAACTTGTTCGTATAAACGCAGAAAAGATCCGAAAGTATCTAATCACCGTTGTGCACAGTGCCACCGGAAAATGGAAATTCATGAAGGTAAAAATGGGAATTACTTCAAATGCAAATATTGTAACGTTACTGAGAAATTAGAAGGAAAAAATAGTAAGAAACCCAGCAAACATGAAACAAAGAAGTTAATGCAAAAAATAAATAATCAACAAGAAGAAGTAGAAAGTCCGTTGGCACTAGCTATGAAAGCTGCAATGGCAAAAAAGGATAATTAA
- a CDS encoding DNA translocase FtsK, with product MAVKKKTSSTKKNANYRFSFEIIGLVFIILSIFSASKTGFAGVFSANLFRFFVGNTFIVASILVGIYGVYLVFKGKEPPFKNKRIMGFLLIYSSLLLVLHARLFAPIVHSDMNIVSATFRFFMTDMANNEITQSLGGGMIGAVFYAISYFLFSQWGTYFIATLSCFFGLFLLFQLSFKTFLKRTGQVVLLIWKKLKAVLDYFKTAIHQKINRLKETPKAEGVKANKKNNIKPAATANEIDQSVTAGKNEQLQLEIDSYQNRVGKPATKETIDDSLEENENETIDFEIGAERENKDYQMPPSHLLNEIPQNDQTNEYALIQKNVKKLEETFQSFGVDAKVTKANLGPAVTKYEVQPAVGVKVSKIVNLSDDIALSLAAKDIRIEAPIPGKSFIGIEVPNSEVSLVSFRDVIEGQVHNKEKMLEVPLGRDISGNITMADLSKMPHLLVAGSTGSGKSVCINGIITSLLMKAKPNEVKLMMIDPKMVELNVYNGIPHLLTPVVTNPKKAAQALQKVVTEMERRYELFAASGMRNITGYNQYLQSHNDENGENYPILPFIVVIVDELADLMMVASNEVEDAIIRLAQMARAAGIHMILATQRPSVDVITGIIKANVPSRIAFAVSSGVDSRTIIDGSGAEKLLGRGDMLFLPMGENKPVRVQGAFISDEEVEHIVTFVTNQQGANYVEEMMPTEETKAMENEVQDDVYDDAVALIVEMQTASISLLQRRFRIGYNRAARLIDEMEMRGIVGPSEGSKPRKVNITRLPGDERLAETDTEHY from the coding sequence GTGGCAGTGAAAAAAAAGACTAGCTCAACTAAAAAGAACGCAAATTATCGTTTCTCTTTTGAAATTATTGGCTTGGTATTTATTATTTTAAGTATTTTTTCAGCTTCAAAAACTGGTTTTGCGGGTGTTTTTAGTGCAAATCTATTTCGCTTTTTTGTAGGAAACACTTTTATCGTAGCATCTATTTTAGTAGGGATCTATGGCGTATATCTAGTATTTAAAGGTAAAGAACCTCCTTTTAAAAACAAACGCATTATGGGTTTTTTACTTATTTACAGCAGCCTGCTGCTAGTATTACATGCCCGTTTATTTGCACCTATCGTCCATTCAGATATGAACATCGTTTCTGCTACTTTTCGTTTTTTTATGACAGATATGGCGAATAACGAAATTACCCAATCGCTTGGTGGGGGTATGATTGGAGCAGTTTTTTATGCGATCAGCTATTTCTTGTTTTCTCAATGGGGGACTTATTTTATAGCAACACTTAGTTGCTTTTTTGGACTGTTTTTATTATTCCAACTATCGTTTAAAACTTTTTTGAAAAGAACTGGACAAGTAGTTCTGCTGATCTGGAAGAAATTAAAAGCAGTTTTAGATTATTTTAAAACGGCTATCCATCAAAAAATAAATAGGTTAAAAGAGACTCCCAAGGCTGAAGGGGTAAAAGCTAATAAAAAAAATAACATCAAACCAGCAGCAACTGCAAATGAAATCGATCAATCAGTCACTGCAGGTAAAAATGAGCAATTGCAGCTAGAAATTGACAGCTATCAAAATCGCGTTGGAAAACCAGCTACTAAGGAAACTATAGACGATTCCTTGGAAGAAAATGAGAATGAAACGATTGATTTTGAGATAGGGGCTGAAAGAGAGAATAAAGATTATCAGATGCCACCTTCACATCTGTTGAATGAAATACCGCAAAATGATCAAACAAACGAGTATGCGCTTATCCAAAAAAATGTAAAAAAATTAGAAGAAACATTCCAAAGTTTCGGAGTGGATGCCAAAGTTACTAAAGCAAACTTAGGTCCAGCTGTAACAAAATATGAAGTTCAACCGGCTGTTGGAGTAAAAGTGAGTAAAATAGTCAATCTCAGTGATGACATTGCTCTGTCATTAGCAGCAAAGGATATTCGAATTGAAGCGCCTATTCCAGGAAAATCATTTATTGGAATTGAAGTTCCTAATAGTGAGGTGAGTTTGGTTTCGTTTAGAGATGTTATTGAAGGTCAAGTTCATAATAAAGAAAAAATGCTAGAAGTTCCGCTTGGAAGAGACATATCCGGAAACATCACTATGGCAGATTTATCTAAAATGCCACACTTGCTTGTTGCAGGGTCTACGGGTAGTGGGAAATCTGTTTGTATTAATGGTATCATCACTAGTTTATTGATGAAAGCTAAACCAAATGAAGTGAAATTGATGATGATTGATCCTAAAATGGTAGAGTTAAATGTATACAACGGGATTCCGCATTTGTTGACACCTGTTGTAACAAATCCTAAAAAGGCAGCTCAAGCTTTGCAAAAAGTTGTTACTGAAATGGAAAGAAGATATGAACTGTTTGCGGCCAGTGGAATGCGAAATATTACTGGATACAACCAGTATCTTCAAAGTCATAACGATGAAAATGGCGAAAATTATCCTATACTACCTTTTATCGTAGTCATAGTAGATGAATTAGCCGACTTGATGATGGTAGCTAGTAATGAAGTTGAAGATGCCATCATTCGGTTAGCTCAGATGGCCAGAGCAGCTGGTATTCATATGATTTTAGCAACTCAAAGACCTAGTGTAGATGTTATCACCGGCATCATCAAAGCAAATGTACCTTCACGCATCGCTTTTGCCGTTTCAAGTGGTGTTGATTCCAGAACAATAATCGATGGCAGTGGAGCAGAAAAATTGTTGGGTAGAGGAGATATGCTGTTTTTACCAATGGGTGAAAATAAACCTGTTCGCGTACAAGGGGCCTTTATTTCAGATGAAGAAGTTGAACATATAGTGACTTTTGTAACGAATCAACAAGGTGCAAATTATGTAGAAGAAATGATGCCGACTGAAGAAACTAAGGCTATGGAGAATGAAGTACAAGATGATGTCTATGATGATGCAGTGGCTTTAATTGTTGAAATGCAGACAGCAAGTATTTCATTATTGCAACGTCGTTTTAGGATTGGATATAACCGCGCGGCTCGATTGATTGATGAAATGGAAATGCGAGGCATTGTTGGGCCATCGGAAGGAAGCAAACCTCGTAAGGTAAACATTACAAGGCTTCCTGGCGATGAACGTCTGGCAGAAACAGATACAGAGCATTATTAA
- a CDS encoding BMP family lipoprotein — MKSRNFKSLLTLGLLSSLTLAACGADEGSDSASSSGSGEDFSIVMVTDVGGVDDKSFNQSAWEGMEAWGKEQGLEKGPDGYNYIQSDEDSQFVTNLNTALNSKFDLIYGIGFKLKPAMADVATQNPDQNFVIIDEQIEADNVASVLFKDHEAAFLAGVAAAETTETDHVGFIGGQESAVIDRFEAGFVAGVEEVNPDITIDVEYAGSFGDAALGKQLAAAMYSSGADVIYHASGDTGNGVFSEAIDRMNSNPDEQLWVIGVDRDQTAEGEYDGGNLTLTSTLKGVGQAVQDIANESMEDNFPGGEISNFGLAEDSVGITDGALSEETIKTVEDYKQQIIDGEITVPEAP, encoded by the coding sequence GTGAAGAGTAGAAATTTTAAGAGTTTATTAACTCTAGGTTTATTGTCAAGTTTAACATTGGCAGCATGTGGTGCTGATGAAGGAAGTGATTCTGCTTCATCTTCGGGTTCAGGAGAAGATTTTTCAATTGTCATGGTTACCGATGTAGGTGGAGTTGATGATAAATCATTTAACCAATCTGCTTGGGAAGGTATGGAAGCTTGGGGAAAAGAACAAGGACTTGAAAAAGGACCAGATGGCTACAACTACATTCAATCTGACGAAGATTCTCAATTTGTAACAAATTTAAATACTGCTCTAAATAGTAAATTTGATTTGATTTATGGAATTGGTTTTAAATTAAAACCAGCAATGGCAGACGTTGCTACACAAAACCCTGATCAAAATTTTGTTATTATTGATGAACAGATCGAAGCAGACAATGTTGCTTCTGTATTATTTAAAGATCACGAAGCTGCATTTTTAGCAGGTGTTGCAGCTGCTGAAACAACTGAAACAGACCATGTTGGATTTATTGGTGGACAAGAAAGTGCTGTTATTGACCGTTTTGAAGCTGGTTTTGTTGCAGGTGTAGAAGAGGTTAACCCAGATATTACAATTGATGTTGAATATGCAGGTTCATTCGGAGACGCTGCACTTGGTAAACAATTAGCAGCTGCTATGTACAGTTCAGGAGCAGATGTAATCTATCATGCGTCAGGTGATACAGGTAACGGAGTATTCTCAGAAGCTATTGATCGTATGAATTCTAACCCAGATGAACAATTATGGGTAATCGGAGTTGACCGTGATCAAACTGCTGAAGGTGAGTACGATGGCGGGAACTTAACACTTACTTCAACTCTTAAAGGGGTAGGTCAAGCTGTTCAAGATATCGCAAATGAATCAATGGAAGACAACTTCCCAGGTGGAGAAATCAGCAACTTTGGCTTAGCTGAAGATAGTGTAGGCATTACTGATGGAGCTTTATCTGAAGAAACAATCAAAACTGTTGAAGATTACAAACAACAAATTATCGATGGTGAAATTACAGTCCCAGAAGCACCGTAA
- a CDS encoding ABC transporter ATP-binding protein gives MKGITKQFGTFKANDNINLQLKKGEIHALLGENGAGKSTLMNILSGLLEPTSGEILVDGQVVNISSPSAANKLGIGMVHQHFMLVKKFTVTENIILGMEKTKNGFLDRDSAKKDIKELSEKYGLLVDPSAKVESISVGMEQRVEILKTLYRGADILIFDEPTAVLTPQEIDELINIMRALTKEGKSIILITHKLDEIKAVADRCTVIRRGQSIDTVDVSTTSPQELADMMVGRSVSFKTVKKASQPKETVLSIENLVVKEHRGLEAVKSLSLEVRAGEVVGIAGIDGNGQSELIHAITGLAKTESGKITLNGQEVQNKTPRKITEIGLGHIPEDRHKYGLVLPMSLEENIALQTYYKKPLSNYGILNQKEIKKFALKLIEEFDVRTQNETTPAGSLSGGNQQKAIIAREINRNPSLLIAAQPTRGLDVGAIEYIHSRLIEQRDNGKAVLLMSFELDEILNVSDRIAVMYEGNIVAIVDPKETTEQELGLLMAGTSLEKARSLIKQGSGKEGVHIDE, from the coding sequence ATGAAGGGTATTACGAAACAATTTGGTACTTTCAAAGCGAATGACAATATTAATTTGCAGCTTAAAAAGGGAGAAATCCACGCTCTTTTAGGTGAAAATGGTGCCGGGAAATCCACTTTAATGAATATTCTTTCTGGATTATTAGAACCAACTTCTGGAGAAATTCTGGTTGATGGACAGGTGGTAAATATCAGTTCACCTAGTGCAGCAAACAAATTAGGTATTGGAATGGTTCACCAACATTTTATGTTAGTGAAGAAATTTACCGTGACTGAAAATATCATTTTAGGAATGGAAAAAACTAAGAATGGTTTTCTGGACAGGGACTCGGCTAAAAAAGACATCAAAGAATTGTCTGAGAAATACGGTCTGCTAGTTGATCCTAGTGCAAAAGTCGAATCTATTTCAGTAGGAATGGAGCAACGGGTAGAGATTTTAAAGACCCTTTATCGTGGAGCAGATATTCTGATTTTTGATGAACCAACAGCGGTATTGACCCCTCAAGAAATTGATGAATTGATCAATATAATGAGAGCCCTAACAAAAGAAGGGAAATCTATTATCTTAATCACGCATAAACTTGACGAAATAAAAGCTGTTGCAGATCGCTGTACAGTTATTCGTCGAGGACAAAGTATTGACACGGTAGATGTTTCAACTACTTCTCCACAAGAATTAGCAGACATGATGGTTGGACGTTCGGTTTCCTTTAAAACAGTCAAGAAAGCTTCTCAGCCAAAAGAAACAGTATTGTCGATTGAGAACCTTGTTGTAAAGGAACATCGTGGTTTAGAAGCCGTAAAATCTTTGAGTTTGGAAGTGCGAGCGGGTGAGGTTGTTGGGATAGCAGGTATCGATGGAAACGGACAAAGTGAGTTGATTCATGCAATAACTGGTTTAGCGAAGACTGAAAGTGGGAAAATTACATTAAATGGGCAAGAAGTCCAAAATAAAACTCCACGTAAAATTACAGAAATAGGATTAGGTCATATTCCAGAAGATCGCCATAAATATGGTCTGGTTTTACCAATGTCGCTAGAAGAAAATATTGCATTACAAACCTATTATAAAAAGCCTTTAAGCAATTATGGTATTTTAAATCAAAAAGAAATAAAGAAATTCGCTTTAAAATTAATTGAAGAATTTGATGTACGTACACAAAATGAAACGACTCCTGCTGGCTCGCTATCAGGTGGGAATCAACAAAAAGCGATTATTGCTAGAGAAATTAATCGTAATCCTTCATTGTTGATTGCTGCTCAACCAACACGCGGACTTGATGTTGGAGCAATTGAGTACATCCATTCACGTTTGATTGAACAACGTGACAATGGAAAAGCAGTATTATTAATGAGTTTTGAGTTGGATGAAATTTTAAATGTTTCTGATCGAATCGCTGTTATGTATGAAGGAAACATTGTTGCTATTGTTGATCCAAAAGAAACAACTGAACAAGAACTTGGTTTATTAATGGCTGGTACTTCTCTTGAAAAAGCCCGTTCTTTGATTAAACAAGGAAGTGGGAAGGAAGGTGTTCACATTGACGAATAA
- a CDS encoding ABC transporter permease: MTNKKDTLNNLLVPVLSVVLGFVLGAIIMIIFGYNPIAGYAAMINGAFGSSFYIGETLRQATPLILTALGFSVAYNAGFFNIGVAGQALLGWLCSVWVANSFVDLPSIILLPLSILGGVLAGAVWAGIAGVLRAYFNTSEVIVTIMLNYTALYTTNYLIRNVLTESADATPRISEGASLRAGWITELTSNSTLHTGIFISLAMAVIVWFLMKKTTTGFEIRTVGLNPSASEYAGMSTKRNIIISMLISGGLAGLGGVMEGLGNFQNIFTQGAMPTIGFDGMAVALLGLSNPVGIIFSAILFGALKIGGNSMPMISGVPTEVVDIVIASIIFFVGANYLIRYFIDKRARVNKGGVK, encoded by the coding sequence TTGACGAATAAAAAAGATACGCTTAATAATTTATTAGTACCAGTATTATCTGTAGTCTTGGGATTTGTTCTTGGAGCTATTATCATGATTATTTTTGGATACAATCCGATTGCTGGCTATGCTGCAATGATCAATGGTGCTTTTGGTTCTTCATTTTATATTGGTGAAACCTTAAGACAAGCTACACCACTTATTCTAACAGCGTTGGGTTTTTCTGTAGCCTATAATGCAGGATTCTTTAATATTGGAGTTGCAGGACAAGCACTATTAGGTTGGTTATGTTCGGTGTGGGTTGCAAATAGTTTTGTAGATTTGCCTAGCATTATTTTACTTCCTTTAAGCATATTGGGTGGAGTTTTAGCTGGTGCAGTTTGGGCAGGAATCGCTGGAGTTTTAAGAGCCTATTTTAATACAAGTGAAGTTATTGTAACCATTATGTTAAATTATACGGCTCTTTATACAACTAATTATTTGATTCGTAACGTTTTGACAGAGTCAGCAGATGCAACACCACGTATTTCAGAAGGTGCTAGTCTGCGAGCTGGATGGATTACTGAATTAACAAGTAATTCTACATTGCATACTGGGATATTCATTTCGTTAGCCATGGCTGTCATTGTGTGGTTCTTAATGAAAAAAACCACTACTGGATTTGAAATTAGAACAGTTGGATTAAACCCAAGTGCTTCTGAATATGCTGGGATGAGTACTAAACGAAATATCATTATTTCAATGTTGATCAGTGGTGGTTTAGCTGGTTTAGGAGGAGTAATGGAAGGTTTAGGGAATTTTCAAAATATTTTCACGCAAGGTGCAATGCCGACGATTGGTTTTGACGGTATGGCGGTTGCCTTGTTAGGATTGAGTAATCCTGTAGGAATCATCTTCTCAGCTATATTGTTTGGTGCATTGAAAATTGGTGGGAACAGTATGCCGATGATTTCAGGTGTACCAACCGAAGTTGTAGATATTGTAATAGCATCTATTATCTTCTTCGTTGGAGCTAATTACTTAATTCGTTACTTTATTGACAAACGAGCTAGAGTGAATAAAGGAGGAGTGAAATAA
- a CDS encoding ABC transporter permease — protein MDITNLLQLIISSSLVYSAPLVLTALGGTFSERSGIVNVGLEGIMVMGAFSSIVFNLTFAGTFGDWTPWIAALVGGLVGTIFSMIHAVATVNLRADHIISGTVINLMAPALAIFFTRVLYNGAGQTDRITESFGKVTIPLLNRIPFIGDIFFKGTSAPAFAGILIAIICWVVVFKTRFGLRLRSVGEHPQAADTLGINVYLMKYAGVMLSGLLGGMGGAIQAQSISLSFQASTIAGQGFIAMAAMIFGKWNPLGAMGAAIFFGFAQSLGVIGNYIPIIQDIPSVWLQVAPYVITIIVLVGVIGKSEGPAAGGKTYIKSK, from the coding sequence ATGGATATTACAAACTTACTACAACTTATTATTTCATCATCGCTTGTTTATTCAGCTCCTCTTGTGTTGACTGCCCTAGGCGGAACCTTTTCTGAGCGTAGTGGTATCGTCAACGTAGGACTTGAAGGAATAATGGTTATGGGGGCATTTAGTTCAATTGTTTTTAACTTAACGTTTGCCGGAACTTTTGGTGATTGGACTCCTTGGATTGCTGCTTTAGTTGGTGGACTTGTGGGTACAATTTTTTCAATGATTCACGCAGTAGCAACTGTTAATCTTAGAGCAGATCACATTATTTCTGGTACGGTTATTAACTTAATGGCTCCAGCGTTAGCTATTTTCTTTACACGTGTATTGTATAATGGTGCTGGACAAACGGATCGTATTACTGAAAGTTTTGGTAAAGTAACGATACCTTTGTTAAATCGTATTCCATTTATTGGTGATATTTTCTTTAAAGGAACTTCTGCACCCGCATTTGCAGGTATTTTAATTGCGATTATTTGCTGGGTAGTCGTCTTTAAAACTCGTTTTGGTTTACGTTTGAGGTCTGTTGGAGAGCATCCTCAAGCAGCAGATACATTAGGAATCAATGTTTACTTAATGAAGTATGCTGGAGTTATGCTATCTGGTTTGCTAGGTGGTATGGGTGGAGCAATCCAAGCTCAATCTATTTCGTTGAGTTTCCAAGCTTCAACAATTGCTGGACAAGGGTTTATTGCTATGGCAGCAATGATCTTTGGTAAGTGGAACCCTCTTGGTGCAATGGGGGCAGCTATTTTCTTTGGTTTTGCTCAAAGTTTAGGGGTTATCGGAAACTATATTCCAATTATCCAAGATATTCCAAGTGTATGGTTGCAAGTTGCACCATATGTTATCACTATTATTGTATTGGTCGGAGTAATCGGTAAATCTGAAGGACCAGCAGCTGGTGGTAAAACGTATATTAAATCAAAATAA
- the yfmF gene encoding EF-P 5-aminopentanol modification-associated protein YfmF codes for MSIQLNEGVHLHVLPTKKYKTIRIMLKFRAPLNKKTITKRAMLANLLETNSKKYPTQTALRSVLSNMYGASFGTGVSKKGNTHIFSISLNLVNEKYLSKGDNVLQEGIDFLKEILFQPNAENGHFHEQTFKREKENLVDYYDSLFDDKQTYASLALQELLFEDVNQQIPSVGSKEDLEELSPTSLYDYYQELLNQDKIDIYLMGDVDEGEIQSAFEQFNFSPREIVPTSSFYAEKEPNEVKNKTEEQDIIQAKFNLGYTTSVFYHEPSYYAAQVFNGLFGGFPHSKLFMNVREKESLAYYASSSLDTFRGMMTVQTGIDKQKVDQVQEIIALQLKEMQAGNFTEEAVSQTKEMLKNQLFQSEDNPGSVIERIYALQLTKGKILTIDEWVKRIEKVTKEEIIEVANQVKLKATFFLTAEAK; via the coding sequence ATGTCCATTCAATTAAATGAAGGAGTTCATTTACATGTACTCCCCACTAAAAAATACAAAACCATTCGAATTATGTTGAAATTTCGTGCTCCATTAAATAAGAAAACGATTACTAAACGAGCTATGTTAGCGAATTTATTAGAAACAAATAGTAAAAAATACCCTACACAAACAGCACTAAGAAGTGTTCTATCAAATATGTATGGAGCTAGTTTTGGAACAGGTGTCAGTAAAAAAGGAAATACTCATATTTTTTCTATCAGTTTGAACTTAGTAAATGAAAAGTACCTTTCAAAAGGCGACAATGTATTACAAGAAGGTATCGACTTTTTAAAAGAAATACTATTTCAACCGAATGCAGAGAATGGGCATTTCCATGAACAAACCTTTAAGAGAGAAAAAGAAAATTTAGTAGATTATTACGATTCACTCTTTGATGATAAACAGACTTATGCCAGTCTTGCTTTGCAAGAGCTCTTATTTGAAGATGTTAATCAACAAATCCCTAGTGTGGGTTCAAAAGAAGATTTGGAAGAACTATCTCCTACCTCGTTATATGACTATTATCAAGAGCTGTTAAATCAAGACAAAATTGATATTTATCTAATGGGAGATGTTGATGAGGGTGAAATTCAATCAGCCTTTGAACAATTTAATTTTTCGCCTCGTGAAATCGTACCAACAAGCAGTTTTTACGCTGAAAAGGAACCCAATGAAGTGAAAAATAAAACTGAAGAACAAGACATTATTCAAGCAAAATTTAACCTTGGTTACACAACTTCAGTTTTTTATCACGAACCTTCTTATTATGCTGCACAAGTATTCAATGGCTTGTTTGGTGGATTTCCGCATTCAAAATTATTTATGAACGTTCGTGAAAAGGAAAGCTTAGCTTATTATGCTTCTAGCTCATTGGATACGTTTAGAGGAATGATGACGGTTCAAACAGGAATTGATAAGCAAAAAGTAGATCAGGTTCAAGAAATAATTGCCTTACAATTAAAAGAGATGCAAGCGGGCAATTTTACTGAGGAAGCAGTTTCTCAAACAAAAGAAATGCTGAAGAATCAACTTTTCCAATCAGAGGATAATCCTGGATCCGTTATTGAGCGTATTTATGCGTTACAATTGACCAAAGGGAAAATACTGACCATTGATGAATGGGTAAAAAGAATTGAAAAAGTTACTAAAGAAGAAATAATTGAAGTGGCCAACCAAGTGAAATTAAAGGCAACATTCTTTTTGACAGCGGAGGCGAAATAA